Proteins encoded by one window of Blautia luti:
- a CDS encoding carbohydrate ABC transporter permease — protein sequence MNTNAVPKTHKVRKGIASVIMNVILIIFSLSCIFPIVWMAYSSLKEKRVFNADIMGLPKNPTLINYIKILSNKDYHLGQSMMNSVRTTVISIVLIIIFSFIVGYILARVHFKLNRILYVMFLMGMLIPIHSLLVPIYVVFQRCGINNRWFTLLLPYVSFGLPIGIFLVEGYVKTIPVSLEEAAAIDGSNFTHTLWTIILPICRPILTTIAIIQVFSCWNEFSFALVLLKDVGLQTVPLALTQFKGQFASDYPKQMAAMLITMAPVVVLYFAFSKEIIKGMVSGAVKG from the coding sequence ATGAATACAAACGCAGTACCTAAAACTCATAAAGTGAGAAAAGGGATCGCGTCAGTGATCATGAATGTAATCCTGATCATCTTCTCCCTTTCCTGTATTTTCCCGATCGTGTGGATGGCATATTCTTCTCTGAAAGAGAAACGTGTATTTAATGCAGACATCATGGGTCTGCCAAAGAATCCTACACTGATCAACTACATAAAGATCCTCAGCAATAAAGATTATCATCTGGGTCAGTCTATGATGAACAGTGTAAGAACAACTGTGATTTCCATTGTTCTTATCATTATATTCAGCTTCATTGTAGGTTACATTCTGGCACGTGTACATTTCAAACTGAACCGTATCCTGTATGTAATGTTCCTGATGGGTATGCTGATCCCGATTCATTCCCTTCTGGTTCCTATTTATGTAGTATTCCAGAGATGTGGAATCAACAACAGATGGTTTACACTTCTTCTTCCATACGTATCTTTCGGTCTTCCGATCGGTATTTTCCTGGTAGAAGGTTATGTAAAAACAATTCCGGTTTCACTGGAAGAGGCTGCAGCGATTGACGGAAGTAACTTTACCCATACTTTATGGACTATTATTCTTCCAATCTGCCGCCCGATTCTTACAACTATCGCGATCATTCAGGTATTCAGTTGCTGGAATGAATTCTCATTCGCCCTGGTTCTTCTGAAAGACGTAGGACTGCAGACAGTACCACTGGCACTGACACAGTTCAAAGGACAGTTCGCTTCTGACTATCCGAAACAGATGGCAGCCATGCTGATCACTATGGCGCCTGTAGTTGTTCTTTACTTTGCATTCAGTAAAGAGATCATCAAAGGTATGGTATCAGGAGCTGTTAAAGGCTGA
- a CDS encoding hydratase, protein MKLYDTGVYLMNGQKIVPEAQADILVSREEAAKNTIAYSILESHNTSGNMEKLQIKFDKLTSHDITFVGIIQTARASGLEKFPVPYVLTNCHNSLCAVGGTINEDDHMFGLTCAKKYGGVYVPPHQAVIHQFAREMLAAGGKMILGSDSHTRYGALGTMAMGEGGPELVKQLLSQTYDINMPGVVAIYLTGSPRPGVGPQDVALAIIGKVFANGYVKNKVMEFVGPGVANLSADFRIGVDVMTTETTCLSSIWQTDEKIREFYEIHGRSEDYKELKPGDVAYYDGCVEIDLSEIKPMIAMPFHPSNTYTIDELKANLDDILADVEKKAQVSLDGKIPYTLRDKVIDGKLYVEQGIIAGCAGGGFENICAAADILRGSSIGADAFTLSVYPASTPIYMELAKNGVLADLLATGAVVKTAFCGPCFGAGDTPANNALSIRHTTRNFPNREGSKIQNGQISSVALMDARSIAATAANKGFLTSAEEYTGGYTGQKYFFDKTIYEKRVFDSKGVADPSVEIQFGPNIKDWPEMAALPENLIVKVVSEIHDPVTTTDELIPSGETSSYRSNPLGLAEFTLSRKDPAYVGRAKEVQKAQKAIQDGKCPAEALPELKPVMDVIKKDYPDVNKENLGVGSTIFAVKPGDGSAREQAASCQKVLGGWANIANEYATKRYRSNLINWGMLPFLIKEGELPFNNGDYLFFPEIRKAVEEKDDVIRGFVVGENGLKEFEVALGELTDDEREIILKGCLINYNRK, encoded by the coding sequence ATGAAATTATACGATACCGGTGTCTATTTGATGAATGGCCAGAAAATCGTACCGGAGGCTCAGGCAGATATCCTGGTTTCCAGAGAAGAAGCTGCGAAAAATACCATCGCCTATTCTATCCTGGAATCTCATAATACTTCCGGAAATATGGAAAAGCTCCAGATCAAATTTGATAAACTGACTTCTCATGATATTACATTTGTAGGTATTATTCAGACAGCACGTGCTTCAGGACTTGAGAAATTCCCGGTTCCTTATGTACTGACCAACTGTCATAATTCCCTTTGCGCAGTTGGCGGAACCATCAATGAAGATGATCATATGTTTGGACTTACCTGTGCGAAGAAATACGGCGGCGTATATGTTCCGCCTCATCAGGCAGTAATTCACCAGTTCGCCAGAGAGATGCTTGCCGCAGGGGGCAAAATGATCCTGGGATCAGACAGCCATACCAGATATGGTGCGCTGGGAACCATGGCTATGGGAGAGGGCGGCCCTGAGCTGGTTAAACAGCTTCTTTCACAGACATATGATATCAATATGCCGGGTGTAGTTGCCATTTATCTGACAGGATCTCCTCGTCCGGGCGTAGGACCGCAGGACGTAGCCCTTGCCATTATCGGAAAAGTTTTTGCCAACGGTTATGTGAAGAATAAAGTAATGGAATTTGTGGGACCTGGTGTTGCTAATTTAAGTGCAGACTTCCGTATCGGTGTGGATGTTATGACTACTGAGACAACCTGTCTGTCTTCTATCTGGCAGACAGATGAGAAGATTCGGGAGTTCTATGAGATCCACGGAAGAAGTGAAGATTATAAAGAACTGAAACCGGGTGATGTAGCTTATTACGATGGATGTGTGGAAATCGATCTGAGTGAGATCAAACCAATGATCGCTATGCCGTTCCATCCAAGCAATACATATACCATTGATGAGCTGAAAGCCAACCTGGATGATATTCTTGCTGATGTAGAGAAAAAGGCGCAGGTAAGTCTGGATGGAAAAATCCCGTACACATTAAGAGACAAGGTAATTGACGGTAAATTATATGTAGAGCAGGGAATCATCGCAGGCTGTGCAGGTGGTGGATTCGAGAATATCTGTGCTGCTGCGGATATCCTGAGAGGAAGCAGCATTGGTGCAGATGCGTTTACTTTAAGTGTATATCCGGCAAGTACACCGATCTATATGGAACTTGCGAAAAATGGTGTTCTGGCTGATTTGTTGGCTACAGGAGCAGTTGTGAAAACGGCATTCTGCGGTCCGTGCTTCGGCGCAGGTGATACTCCGGCCAATAATGCTTTGAGTATTCGTCATACAACCAGAAACTTCCCGAACCGTGAAGGTTCCAAGATCCAGAATGGCCAGATTTCTTCTGTAGCTCTGATGGATGCCCGTTCTATTGCTGCTACTGCAGCGAATAAAGGATTCCTGACTTCTGCGGAGGAATATACAGGTGGTTATACAGGTCAGAAATATTTCTTTGATAAGACAATCTATGAGAAGCGTGTATTTGACAGCAAAGGTGTGGCTGATCCAAGCGTAGAGATCCAGTTTGGTCCGAATATCAAGGACTGGCCGGAGATGGCAGCTTTACCTGAGAACTTGATCGTGAAAGTAGTATCTGAAATCCATGATCCGGTTACTACTACAGATGAATTGATCCCGTCCGGTGAAACTTCTTCTTATCGTTCCAATCCGCTGGGACTGGCTGAGTTTACTTTGTCCAGAAAGGATCCTGCTTATGTGGGTCGTGCGAAAGAGGTTCAGAAGGCACAGAAAGCGATCCAGGATGGAAAATGTCCGGCAGAGGCTCTTCCGGAACTGAAACCTGTGATGGATGTGATCAAGAAGGATTATCCAGATGTGAATAAGGAGAATCTGGGAGTTGGAAGTACGATCTTTGCGGTGAAACCAGGAGATGGTTCTGCACGTGAGCAGGCTGCTTCCTGCCAGAAGGTGCTTGGCGGCTGGGCAAATATTGCCAATGAGTATGCGACGAAGAGATATCGTTCCAATCTGATCAACTGGGGTATGCTTCCGTTCCTGATCAAGGAAGGGGAATTGCCGTTTAATAATGGAGATTATCTGTTCTTCCCGGAGATCCGGAAGGCGGTTGAAGAAAAGGATGATGTGATCAGAGGGTTTGTTGTTGGAGAGAATGGTCTTAAGGAGTTTGAGGTGGCTCTTGGGGAGCTTACGGATGATGAGAGGGAGATTATTCTTAAAGGATGTTTGATTAATTATAATAGGAAATAG
- the atpF gene encoding F0F1 ATP synthase subunit B, translated as MQVQELVGIVPWNFIATICNLFIQVYLIKRFLFKPINEMLDKRKAKADAEIQDAVKAKEEAQAMKAEYEKNMQEAKNKANDIVMTAQKTAAIQSEEMLKEASSQVTAMKEKAEKDIAQEKRKAVNEIKGEIGGMAVEIAGKVIEREINEEDHAKLIDEFIENVGEAS; from the coding sequence ATGCAGGTACAGGAATTAGTTGGAATTGTGCCGTGGAATTTTATAGCGACGATTTGCAACCTTTTTATTCAGGTATATCTGATCAAACGTTTCCTCTTCAAGCCGATCAATGAGATGCTGGACAAGCGTAAAGCGAAAGCAGACGCAGAGATTCAGGATGCAGTGAAGGCAAAGGAAGAAGCCCAGGCAATGAAAGCAGAATATGAAAAGAATATGCAGGAAGCCAAGAATAAAGCAAACGACATTGTGATGACAGCTCAGAAAACAGCCGCTATCCAGAGTGAAGAGATGCTTAAGGAGGCTTCCAGTCAGGTAACTGCCATGAAAGAGAAGGCAGAGAAAGACATTGCTCAGGAGAAACGTAAGGCAGTCAACGAGATCAAGGGAGAAATCGGCGGTATGGCTGTTGAGATTGCCGGAAAAGTGATCGAGCGCGAAATTAATGAAGAAGATCATGCAAAACTGATTGACGAGTTTATTGAGAATGTGGGTGAGGCATCATGA
- a CDS encoding RluA family pseudouridine synthase: MWIKDVRDYIIYEDKEILVCHKPAGIAVQSAGVGNMDLESLLKNYIARKQPGKMPYLGVIHRLDQPVEGVVVFALNPKAAAALNRQMTSGQIRKTYLAVTAGDLPGKEGELEDWLKKDGRTNTSRAVKEGTDGAKKAMLYWKLLETKETVDEMRNLLEIRLETGRHHQIRVQMANAGMPLVGDRKYNPEKTGQEPLCLCSAALEIRHPLTGKKMQFRVRPAGEGFKAFDMEGYVDKK; the protein is encoded by the coding sequence ATGTGGATCAAAGATGTGAGAGATTATATTATTTATGAAGATAAGGAGATACTGGTCTGCCATAAACCGGCGGGGATCGCTGTGCAGAGTGCAGGTGTGGGAAATATGGATCTGGAGAGCCTGCTGAAGAATTATATTGCCCGGAAACAGCCGGGGAAAATGCCCTATCTGGGTGTGATCCATCGACTGGATCAGCCGGTGGAAGGAGTGGTTGTTTTTGCCTTGAATCCGAAAGCTGCGGCTGCATTGAACAGGCAGATGACTTCAGGACAGATCCGTAAGACTTATCTGGCGGTGACTGCAGGCGACCTGCCGGGAAAAGAGGGGGAACTGGAGGACTGGCTGAAGAAAGACGGCAGGACGAATACCTCCCGGGCAGTAAAGGAAGGAACAGACGGTGCGAAAAAGGCTATGCTTTACTGGAAACTTCTGGAGACTAAGGAAACTGTCGATGAGATGAGGAATCTTCTGGAAATCAGACTGGAGACAGGGCGTCACCATCAGATCCGTGTGCAGATGGCAAATGCCGGAATGCCTTTGGTGGGAGACCGCAAATATAATCCTGAGAAAACAGGACAGGAACCTTTATGCCTGTGTTCCGCAGCGCTGGAGATCAGACATCCGCTGACTGGCAAGAAGATGCAGTTTCGGGTAAGACCGGCGGGAGAAGGTTTTAAGGCTTTTGACATGGAAGGATATGTGGATAAAAAGTGA
- a CDS encoding substrate-binding domain-containing protein has product MRKLAAAVMCFAAAAMFAGCSKAEVEETIQPLVADAIEEADSEAEAVEDEDNSPLIPEIDTDVEIQSGARIAVVSKSTKGEYWKQVKKGMEDAVKAINDAYSFKKDDQITMTFEGPDNEEDVESQINTIDAVLAENPDVLCISAGDMDSCQAQLENAKENGIPVVAFDSNVSEKKLIKAYRGTDNFQVGKMAAYELGRSIGKVGRVAVFSAQEKTKSVQDRVSGFLNNIGNYGDIEVVEIIYSDQVDDMKTAMQETLDKYPELDGVFCTNADITEMYLDLEKSDEYDAPALVGVDATTKQQEAIRNGEELGTVSQQPYAMGYQTIWAAAETTAPKKSVVIEKNVLSSPAWIDADSLDDPEYGSYLYTE; this is encoded by the coding sequence ATGAGAAAATTGGCGGCAGCAGTAATGTGTTTTGCGGCAGCAGCTATGTTTGCCGGATGTAGTAAGGCGGAAGTAGAGGAAACGATCCAGCCCCTGGTGGCAGATGCCATCGAGGAAGCTGATTCAGAAGCAGAGGCTGTAGAGGATGAGGATAATAGTCCGTTAATTCCTGAAATTGATACAGACGTAGAGATTCAGTCCGGAGCCAGAATTGCAGTGGTAAGTAAGTCCACGAAGGGCGAATACTGGAAACAGGTGAAGAAGGGGATGGAAGATGCTGTAAAAGCGATCAATGATGCTTACAGTTTCAAGAAAGATGACCAGATCACCATGACCTTCGAGGGACCTGATAATGAAGAGGACGTAGAAAGCCAGATCAATACTATAGATGCGGTACTTGCAGAGAACCCGGATGTGCTGTGTATCTCAGCCGGGGATATGGATTCCTGTCAGGCGCAGCTTGAGAATGCGAAGGAAAATGGAATTCCGGTAGTTGCTTTTGATTCCAATGTATCGGAGAAGAAACTGATAAAAGCATACCGTGGAACCGATAATTTCCAGGTTGGAAAAATGGCAGCCTATGAACTGGGAAGAAGTATCGGTAAAGTGGGCAGGGTTGCAGTTTTTTCCGCGCAGGAGAAGACGAAGAGTGTACAGGACAGAGTTTCGGGATTTTTAAATAATATCGGAAATTATGGAGATATTGAAGTGGTAGAAATCATCTATTCCGACCAGGTAGACGATATGAAGACTGCCATGCAGGAAACTCTGGATAAATATCCGGAACTGGATGGAGTATTCTGTACCAATGCGGATATTACAGAGATGTATCTGGACCTGGAGAAGAGTGACGAATATGATGCGCCGGCTCTGGTAGGTGTTGATGCAACTACTAAACAGCAGGAAGCGATCCGCAACGGAGAGGAACTGGGAACTGTTTCCCAGCAGCCATATGCCATGGGATATCAGACAATCTGGGCAGCTGCTGAAACAACAGCGCCGAAGAAATCTGTTGTGATCGAGAAAAATGTACTGAGCAGTCCTGCATGGATTGACGCAGACAGCCTGGATGATCCGGAGTACGGTTCATATTTGTATACAGAATAG
- a CDS encoding carbohydrate ABC transporter permease, whose amino-acid sequence MLTTIKPKKKTLFLYLCLPVAMFVFTVFVPLVTALVYSFFEWKGGPQKTFNGLTNYVQLIHDSTFWQSFGHNIYLVIACIIGQVGIAFILVLMVNAKSTKLKGMHRTFGFFPSTIAAVCIGLIWNMIYHNKYGLINWFLKAIGRPDLCQVWLNNSDIVMLCVTIPLIWQFIGYYMVIILSAISSIDTEIFESAQIDGANGIQTAWYITLPLIKNTMLVCITLCVAGNMKAFDNIYVMTKGGPGTASMVMAMYGYQISFSQSNMGYGSCISVAIFVLSLIVIGGSQGIIKYLTREKEA is encoded by the coding sequence ATGTTGACTACAATTAAACCTAAAAAGAAGACGCTTTTCTTATATTTGTGTCTGCCTGTTGCCATGTTTGTTTTCACAGTATTTGTTCCATTGGTAACAGCACTTGTATACAGCTTTTTCGAATGGAAAGGCGGCCCGCAGAAGACATTTAACGGATTGACAAACTATGTTCAGCTGATTCATGATTCCACATTCTGGCAGTCATTTGGACATAATATTTATCTGGTAATCGCTTGTATCATCGGACAGGTTGGTATTGCGTTTATCCTGGTACTTATGGTAAATGCGAAATCCACGAAACTGAAAGGAATGCATCGTACATTCGGTTTCTTCCCAAGTACGATCGCAGCTGTATGTATTGGTTTGATCTGGAACATGATCTATCATAACAAATATGGTCTGATCAACTGGTTTCTGAAAGCTATCGGCAGACCGGATCTCTGTCAGGTTTGGCTGAATAATTCAGACATTGTTATGCTTTGCGTAACGATTCCTCTGATCTGGCAGTTCATTGGTTATTATATGGTAATTATTCTTTCTGCTATTTCTTCTATTGATACAGAAATTTTTGAAAGTGCACAGATTGACGGAGCTAATGGTATCCAGACAGCATGGTACATTACTCTGCCGTTGATTAAGAACACAATGCTTGTTTGTATTACCCTTTGCGTAGCAGGTAATATGAAAGCTTTCGATAATATTTATGTTATGACAAAAGGTGGTCCAGGTACAGCTTCCATGGTTATGGCGATGTATGGATATCAGATTTCATTCAGCCAGAGTAACATGGGTTATGGTAGCTGTATTTCCGTAGCAATCTTCGTATTGTCACTGATCGTTATCGGTGGATCACAGGGCATCATTAAGTATCTGACCAGGGAAAAGGAGGCATAA
- a CDS encoding F0F1 ATP synthase subunit A — translation MELDITGARIFFTLPIDVPFLGPLRISETMVISWLVMILITGLCIWLTHDLKEENISKRQAVAELIVEKANSFVIGNMGEKFRYLIPFVAALFATSVVSNLISLVGLRSPTADLSTEAAWAVVVFIMITAQKIKTSGFGGYLKGFTTPIPVMTPFNILSELATPVSMACRHFGNILSGVVINGLIYGALAVASSALLGLIPGLVGDVLSQIPILDVGVPAILSVYFDWFSGIMQAFIFCMLTVMYIANAAEE, via the coding sequence ATGGAGTTGGATATTACCGGGGCAAGGATATTCTTTACGTTGCCGATCGATGTGCCTTTTCTTGGACCATTAAGAATCAGTGAAACTATGGTGATAAGCTGGCTGGTTATGATTCTGATCACAGGATTATGTATCTGGCTCACCCACGATCTGAAAGAAGAGAATATTTCCAAGCGCCAGGCAGTGGCTGAGCTCATTGTGGAGAAAGCCAACAGCTTTGTAATCGGAAATATGGGTGAGAAATTCAGATACCTGATACCATTTGTTGCAGCACTTTTTGCAACAAGTGTTGTTTCCAACCTGATCAGTCTTGTGGGACTTCGAAGCCCTACAGCAGACCTCTCAACTGAGGCAGCATGGGCAGTTGTGGTCTTCATCATGATCACAGCACAGAAGATCAAGACCAGCGGATTTGGCGGCTATCTCAAAGGATTTACAACCCCGATCCCGGTTATGACACCGTTTAATATTCTTTCTGAACTGGCAACACCCGTCAGTATGGCGTGTCGTCACTTTGGAAATATCCTTTCCGGTGTAGTAATCAATGGTCTTATTTATGGAGCACTGGCAGTTGCAAGTTCCGCACTTCTGGGACTGATCCCTGGCTTAGTGGGAGATGTACTGTCACAGATACCGATTCTTGATGTCGGTGTACCTGCAATCCTGTCCGTCTACTTTGACTGGTTTTCAGGAATCATGCAGGCGTTCATTTTCTGTATGCTGACTGTAATGTATATTGCAAACGCAGCAGAAGAGTAG
- a CDS encoding AtpZ/AtpI family protein, with translation MKQWSEILRNVTMLSQLGLSLITPLLLCLAVCWLIVSKTGVGSWIFIPGFFFGMGGSVTVAYKFYLSINKQQMKENKKKKNKISFNRHL, from the coding sequence ATGAAACAATGGTCAGAGATCCTTAGAAATGTCACCATGTTGTCGCAGCTTGGACTGTCTCTTATCACACCGCTTCTGCTGTGTCTGGCGGTCTGCTGGCTGATCGTTTCGAAAACAGGAGTCGGGAGCTGGATTTTCATCCCCGGTTTTTTCTTTGGAATGGGCGGCTCTGTGACAGTGGCGTATAAGTTTTATCTTTCCATAAATAAACAGCAGATGAAAGAGAATAAGAAGAAAAAAAATAAAATATCTTTTAACAGACATTTATAA
- the atpE gene encoding ATP synthase F0 subunit C codes for MDFQLLAKGIALAGCAIGAGCSLIAGIGPGIGEGNAVAKALEAIGRQPECKGDVTSTMLLGCAIAETTGIYGFVTGLLLIFVAPGMFMNFLS; via the coding sequence ATGGATTTTCAGTTACTGGCAAAAGGTATCGCATTAGCAGGTTGTGCAATTGGAGCAGGATGTTCACTTATCGCAGGTATCGGCCCTGGTATTGGTGAAGGTAACGCAGTAGCGAAAGCACTGGAAGCAATCGGACGTCAGCCTGAGTGCAAAGGCGACGTAACTTCTACCATGCTTCTTGGATGTGCGATTGCAGAGACAACCGGTATCTACGGTTTCGTTACCGGTCTGTTACTTATCTTTGTTGCACCTGGTATGTTCATGAACTTCCTGAGCTGA
- a CDS encoding ABC transporter substrate-binding protein, producing MKKKIMAVALATATVTSMVGAVGVSAATDVAKSDLAYKGELEIMHYSTSEESEGNGGSDGFRTVLAAWQEAHPDITLNENVLANAEYKTQIATLAAADNLPDVFLLQGMNTKAWAEQGLIMDLTDTIKASPYYDQYDQDYFTPFKDGDKLYGYPVLTGGTCTVVIYDKAMWKEAGYDEFPSTWEDVEKASEYFKDQGIDTIAFGNGGKWQANSDWLSTLGDRYTGKDWFQSLIDKSGAAFTDEAFVKALTETQHLFTETDIFNEDYNSVTNEDAREYYISGDAAAFIGGNWDESYIAATLKDSDEEKFNNIGFAVLPQPADATEDPDSQNIGLGYAVAINPKVADDPDKLAAAIDLAQEVTGPAFSTYVAENYALSGLTKTDDVDLSKFDQITQDFYNYSYVDTTKCEIYDSYINSAVWDVLNTDLQTMMNGEMSPEDVAADAQKAYEENY from the coding sequence ATGAAAAAAAAGATTATGGCAGTTGCCCTGGCAACAGCAACAGTTACATCAATGGTAGGTGCTGTAGGCGTTAGCGCAGCAACAGATGTTGCTAAGAGCGATCTGGCTTACAAGGGCGAGCTGGAGATCATGCATTATTCCACATCTGAGGAATCAGAAGGAAATGGCGGTTCTGATGGATTCCGTACAGTATTAGCTGCATGGCAGGAAGCTCATCCGGATATCACACTGAACGAGAACGTACTTGCAAACGCTGAGTACAAGACTCAGATCGCTACTCTTGCAGCAGCAGATAACCTTCCGGACGTATTCTTACTTCAGGGTATGAACACAAAAGCATGGGCTGAGCAGGGACTGATCATGGATCTGACAGATACCATTAAAGCTTCTCCGTACTATGATCAGTATGATCAGGATTACTTTACACCATTTAAAGATGGCGACAAACTTTATGGATATCCTGTACTGACAGGTGGTACCTGTACAGTAGTTATCTATGATAAAGCAATGTGGAAAGAAGCCGGATACGATGAATTCCCATCAACATGGGAAGATGTTGAAAAAGCATCCGAATATTTCAAAGATCAGGGCATTGATACAATCGCATTTGGTAACGGCGGTAAATGGCAGGCAAACAGTGACTGGTTATCAACATTAGGTGACAGATACACCGGTAAAGATTGGTTCCAGAGCTTAATTGACAAGAGCGGTGCCGCATTTACAGATGAAGCATTTGTAAAGGCTCTTACAGAAACACAGCATCTGTTCACAGAAACAGATATCTTTAATGAAGATTATAACTCTGTAACAAACGAAGACGCTCGTGAATACTACATCTCTGGTGATGCAGCAGCATTCATCGGCGGTAACTGGGATGAATCTTACATCGCAGCAACTCTGAAAGACAGTGACGAAGAGAAATTCAATAACATCGGATTTGCAGTTCTTCCACAGCCTGCAGATGCAACAGAAGATCCTGATTCTCAGAACATTGGTCTTGGATATGCAGTAGCAATCAATCCTAAGGTTGCTGATGATCCTGATAAATTAGCAGCAGCTATCGATCTTGCACAGGAAGTTACAGGACCTGCATTCTCTACATATGTAGCAGAGAACTATGCACTGAGTGGATTAACAAAGACAGACGATGTTGACCTGAGCAAATTTGACCAGATAACACAGGATTTCTACAACTATTCTTATGTTGACACAACAAAATGTGAAATCTATGATTCCTACATCAACAGCGCTGTATGGGATGTTCTTAACACAGACCTCCAGACTATGATGAATGGTGAAATGTCTCCGGAAGATGTAGCAGCAGATGCTCAGAAAGCATACGAAGAGAACTATTAA
- a CDS encoding acyltransferase domain-containing protein, translated as MKLSELCKEINLPQDVTERVLDEEKQMKAQNKNTVPADLTSQLLRVCETHTKYLNKGIDEKIFTDTMKCFTRFIKECKDRTGKAEFDRGWWTHRQINMVLFRIGELEYELTQSQGRNAVSVHIPSDAEFTPEKVDESLKQAEEFMAEFYPDYKDVEYFCESWLLSPRLGEIVKETSNIAKFQKRFRILEDLPDDKEYMEWLFGAKADTPVQELPENTSLQRKVRELLANGGNLGAAVGIMEKMR; from the coding sequence ATGAAATTATCAGAATTATGCAAAGAAATCAATCTTCCACAGGATGTCACCGAAAGAGTATTGGATGAAGAAAAACAAATGAAAGCCCAAAACAAAAACACCGTCCCCGCTGACCTCACCTCCCAACTCCTACGTGTCTGCGAAACTCACACAAAATACCTGAACAAGGGAATAGACGAGAAAATCTTCACAGACACCATGAAGTGTTTCACCCGTTTCATTAAGGAATGCAAGGATAGAACCGGTAAGGCGGAATTCGATCGCGGCTGGTGGACTCACCGTCAGATTAATATGGTGCTTTTCAGGATCGGGGAGCTGGAGTATGAGCTGACACAGTCCCAGGGCAGAAATGCAGTGAGTGTTCATATTCCATCGGATGCGGAATTTACGCCGGAGAAAGTGGATGAATCCCTGAAGCAGGCAGAAGAATTTATGGCAGAGTTTTATCCTGATTATAAAGATGTGGAATATTTCTGCGAATCCTGGCTTCTTTCCCCGAGGCTGGGCGAGATTGTAAAAGAGACATCAAATATCGCGAAATTTCAAAAACGTTTTCGCATCTTAGAGGATCTTCCGGATGACAAAGAATACATGGAATGGCTCTTTGGTGCGAAAGCGGATACTCCGGTACAGGAATTGCCCGAAAATACTTCACTTCAGAGAAAAGTCAGGGAACTTCTGGCAAATGGAGGAAATCTGGGTGCAGCAGTAGGAATTATGGAGAAAATGCGCTAA